A part of Vulcanisaeta moutnovskia 768-28 genomic DNA contains:
- a CDS encoding SDR family oxidoreductase, with translation MDLGLRNKVALITASSRGIGLGIARVLAQEGARVIISARREDELARARDAIIKESGTEVLAVRADLTVKDDVDRLVREAMNAFGNIDILVFNAGPPKPGTFSQLSDDDWDYATKLLLLSAVWLTKRVINSMVNRNWGRLIYVTSLTLRQPIPNLVLSNTVRLSLAGLVKSLAIEYGSHGITTNGIMQGYIMTERIDQLAQEEARARSISVDDVIKSWSKEIPVGRYGKPEEIGYLVAFLASDKAAYINGSMILIDGGYVRCVF, from the coding sequence ATGGATTTAGGCCTAAGGAATAAGGTTGCTCTAATAACTGCGTCAAGCCGCGGTATTGGACTTGGAATAGCCAGGGTGCTTGCCCAGGAGGGTGCTAGGGTCATTATTAGTGCTAGACGTGAGGATGAGCTTGCTAGGGCTAGGGATGCCATAATTAAGGAGAGTGGTACTGAGGTGTTGGCGGTCAGGGCTGATTTAACCGTTAAGGATGATGTGGATAGGCTTGTTAGGGAGGCTATGAATGCTTTCGGTAATATTGACATCCTGGTTTTTAACGCGGGACCACCCAAGCCAGGTACATTCTCCCAATTGAGTGATGATGATTGGGATTACGCAACCAAGCTATTACTCCTCAGCGCCGTATGGCTTACCAAGCGTGTTATTAATAGCATGGTCAATAGGAATTGGGGGAGGCTAATCTACGTAACGTCACTAACCCTTAGGCAGCCAATACCAAACCTTGTTCTTTCAAACACAGTCAGACTTAGCCTAGCGGGTCTTGTTAAGTCGCTGGCTATTGAGTATGGGTCTCATGGTATAACGACTAATGGCATAATGCAGGGCTACATAATGACAGAGAGAATAGATCAATTGGCTCAGGAGGAGGCAAGGGCAAGGAGCATTAGTGTTGATGATGTTATTAAGTCATGGAGCAAGGAAATACCGGTGGGTAGGTATGGAAAGCCCGAGGAAATAGGCTATTTAGTGGCTTTCCTAGCCAGTGATAAGGCTGCTTATATAAATGGTTCGATGATACTAATTGATGGTGGTTACGTAAGGTGTGTATTTTAA
- a CDS encoding U6 snRNA-associated Sm-like protein LSm6, which yields MERPQQPMKTLQKLVGKHVTIRLKNNKVLRGVLVNYDDCMNLIIDEGEELDQKGENVVVKYGRLVIRGTQVLYITSEETMG from the coding sequence ATGGAGAGACCCCAACAACCAATGAAAACGTTGCAAAAGCTGGTTGGTAAGCATGTAACAATAAGGCTTAAGAACAATAAAGTCTTGAGAGGCGTTCTTGTGAATTATGACGATTGTATGAACTTGATAATTGATGAGGGTGAGGAGCTTGACCAAAAGGGTGAGAATGTGGTTGTTAAATATGGTAGGTTAGTTATTAGGGGGACACAGGTATTGTATATAACGTCGGAGGAGACTATGGGGTGA
- a CDS encoding proteasome assembly chaperone family protein: MSSTTVFDIKIKSIPRDPRNTLIMACPEPSLASIVAIEYLVETLKMEEIGSIKPRVHVPIVTVIDGAAKLPYRLFFDREHAIVVIRQHVPIPPTLYRQFIDKILDWAEDNAVGRVVCLTSTSLLSEQETDNIYFVSEEGHVDEYRQLGLIPLREATITGIEAVFLDSVLSRNINGVLLLAESKVLTAINRLIESGKLSSHKDVLSILNQTIGTYGPDVTAALKLIKALSKIIGFEIPTDKLAEHADKYAFLIDKNLEEYMKPPKEELPVFY; encoded by the coding sequence ATGTCCTCAACCACGGTATTCGATATCAAGATTAAGTCAATTCCACGAGATCCACGTAACACACTCATAATGGCATGTCCTGAGCCATCGCTGGCTTCCATAGTGGCCATTGAGTATCTCGTGGAGACACTTAAGATGGAGGAGATTGGTTCAATAAAGCCGAGGGTCCACGTACCCATTGTCACAGTAATTGACGGCGCGGCGAAGCTACCCTATAGGCTCTTTTTTGATAGAGAGCACGCAATTGTGGTAATTAGGCAGCATGTGCCAATCCCACCAACGCTCTATAGGCAGTTTATTGATAAGATCCTGGATTGGGCCGAGGATAATGCCGTAGGTAGGGTTGTGTGCCTAACATCAACATCACTCCTTAGTGAACAGGAGACTGATAATATTTACTTTGTAAGTGAGGAGGGACATGTAGACGAATATAGGCAGTTAGGCTTGATACCACTTCGTGAAGCGACAATAACGGGTATTGAGGCTGTGTTCCTAGACTCTGTACTATCCAGGAACATAAACGGTGTCTTATTACTCGCTGAATCAAAGGTATTAACCGCAATCAATAGGTTGATTGAGAGTGGTAAGTTATCGAGTCATAAGGATGTATTGTCAATACTCAATCAAACAATTGGTACGTATGGACCCGATGTAACCGCAGCTCTCAAATTAATAAAAGCCCTGAGTAAGATCATTGGTTTTGAGATACCCACCGATAAATTGGCCGAGCATGCTGATAAGTACGCATTCCTAATAGACAAAAACCTGGAGGAATATATGAAGCCGCCGAAGGAGGAATTACCAGTGTTTTATTAG
- a CDS encoding DUF3311 domain-containing protein — MFVIPWVLYTLLPIYNTIQPELGGVPFFYWFQTLWLLISAILFVIGVLLLYPGKR; from the coding sequence TTGTTTGTAATACCATGGGTACTCTACACGTTACTACCAATATATAACACCATACAGCCTGAGCTTGGTGGCGTTCCGTTCTTCTATTGGTTTCAGACATTATGGTTATTAATATCGGCAATACTCTTTGTAATTGGAGTATTACTCCTTTACCCTGGTAAAAGGTGA
- a CDS encoding DNA-directed RNA polymerase subunit N, whose amino-acid sequence MIVPIRCWTCGRPLGHLWEPFRQRVLKGENPEKVLDDLGVTRYCCRRTLLAHIELIDRVLEYSRIESE is encoded by the coding sequence ATGATTGTACCCATTAGGTGCTGGACTTGTGGAAGACCACTTGGTCATCTTTGGGAGCCATTTAGACAGAGGGTTCTTAAGGGTGAGAATCCTGAGAAGGTCCTTGATGACTTGGGCGTTACGCGTTATTGCTGCAGAAGGACTTTACTTGCTCATATTGAGTTAATCGATAGGGTTCTTGAGTACTCTAGAATTGAAAGTGAGTAA
- a CDS encoding sodium:solute symporter family protein has protein sequence MSMASPLVGPLGWGIFLGFFIVFIFLGFYGARWRRGDLNQLHEWALAGRRLGTFLVWFLVGADLYTAYTFVAVPSGVFASGALYFYAVPYVATVFALAAVTMPALWRWSRLRNYVTAADFVQDRFKSKLLAGFIAATGVVAEFPYIALQIVGMQAVLTIMLLGIVKNVKMVSDIALTISFIILAAFVYTSGLRGATLTAVFKDVLVFLGVIAILVAVPFVIPGGFAAAFKAATLKALPTGVSTLKSPFFITYTTLWMGSSLALYLYPHSVNGALSAESDKKLAMSTALLPIYGIALALLAMYGILVYGSPEAMKILSLFPASARGSLVIPTLAVTALPEWLAALALLGVFVGGLVPAAIMAMAQANLLVRNIIKPLHPRITPPGETRAAKWASVIFKFLALGFVFIVPATYAIWLQLLGGIIITQTLPAVFLGLVTDKLDKYSLMTGWAVGLGLGIYMFITPHKPSAMSPLYPIAGHLVFIAIIALAVNLLIVLIGTGIAMAIRRSA, from the coding sequence ATGAGTATGGCAAGCCCATTAGTTGGTCCTCTGGGCTGGGGTATATTTCTTGGATTCTTTATAGTGTTCATATTCCTCGGTTTCTATGGCGCTAGATGGCGTAGGGGTGATCTTAACCAACTACATGAATGGGCTTTGGCCGGTCGTAGGTTAGGTACATTCCTTGTCTGGTTCCTTGTCGGTGCTGACCTCTATACGGCCTATACATTCGTTGCAGTACCATCCGGCGTATTTGCCAGTGGTGCTCTTTATTTCTATGCCGTTCCATACGTAGCTACGGTATTTGCACTGGCCGCGGTTACAATGCCAGCACTCTGGAGGTGGAGTAGGCTAAGAAATTATGTTACGGCCGCTGACTTTGTTCAGGATAGGTTCAAGAGCAAGTTACTGGCTGGTTTTATTGCCGCCACTGGAGTTGTTGCTGAATTCCCATACATAGCCCTACAAATAGTTGGTATGCAGGCAGTCCTAACGATAATGCTCCTTGGCATTGTTAAGAACGTTAAGATGGTAAGCGATATAGCATTAACAATTTCCTTCATAATATTAGCAGCCTTCGTATACACCAGCGGACTTAGAGGCGCTACCCTAACAGCCGTTTTTAAGGACGTACTCGTGTTCCTAGGTGTCATAGCAATACTCGTGGCTGTCCCCTTCGTAATTCCCGGCGGCTTTGCAGCAGCTTTTAAGGCCGCAACACTTAAGGCATTACCAACTGGAGTATCCACATTGAAGAGCCCATTCTTCATAACATACACAACACTTTGGATGGGTAGTAGCCTTGCCCTATACCTATACCCACACTCTGTCAATGGTGCCTTAAGTGCCGAGAGCGATAAAAAGCTTGCCATGAGCACCGCCCTACTGCCTATATATGGTATCGCACTGGCATTACTTGCAATGTACGGTATATTAGTATACGGTAGTCCAGAGGCCATGAAAATACTAAGTCTATTCCCAGCATCAGCCAGGGGTAGCTTGGTAATACCGACACTGGCAGTAACTGCATTGCCTGAGTGGCTTGCGGCTTTAGCCCTACTTGGTGTTTTCGTTGGTGGTCTCGTACCCGCCGCAATAATGGCAATGGCTCAGGCGAACCTATTGGTTAGGAACATAATTAAGCCGTTACATCCAAGAATAACGCCACCGGGAGAAACAAGGGCTGCTAAATGGGCATCCGTGATCTTCAAGTTCCTAGCCCTGGGCTTTGTTTTCATCGTTCCAGCAACCTACGCAATATGGCTTCAATTATTGGGTGGCATAATAATCACACAGACTTTACCTGCCGTATTCCTAGGCCTAGTTACGGATAAGCTCGATAAATATTCCCTCATGACTGGTTGGGCTGTTGGGCTAGGACTCGGTATTTACATGTTCATAACGCCTCATAAGCCCTCTGCAATGTCCCCATTATACCCAATAGCTGGGCATCTCGTTTTTATAGCCATTATAGCCCTTGCCGTGAACCTACTGATAGTGCTTATTGGCACTGGCATAGCCATGGCAATTAGACGCAGTGCTTAG
- a CDS encoding 50S ribosomal protein L13: protein MSNKVIIIDRNPPQLDEIVIDATNHVVGRLASVVAKWALEGRRIIVVNAERAVVTGDFNMVLNWYKTRISEWLTHYNPEKAGPKIPRKPDRILRRIIRGMLPRKELRGKQAYKRIKVFMGVPPQYMNVDKVIIKGALLSIRPGAKYVTLEELWSHIEPIQYEAWKKAKDAWEARLKRAQGKGDKA, encoded by the coding sequence ATGAGCAATAAAGTAATAATTATTGATAGGAATCCTCCACAGCTAGATGAGATCGTTATCGATGCTACTAATCACGTTGTTGGTAGGCTCGCGTCAGTGGTGGCTAAGTGGGCGCTTGAGGGTAGGAGGATTATCGTTGTCAATGCCGAGAGAGCTGTCGTTACCGGTGACTTCAACATGGTGCTTAATTGGTATAAGACTAGGATAAGTGAGTGGCTAACGCACTATAACCCTGAGAAGGCTGGTCCAAAGATACCTAGGAAGCCTGATAGGATATTGAGAAGGATCATTAGAGGCATGTTACCAAGAAAGGAACTCAGAGGTAAGCAGGCCTATAAGAGAATTAAGGTTTTCATGGGTGTTCCTCCGCAGTATATGAACGTCGATAAGGTCATTATTAAGGGTGCATTGCTATCTATTAGACCTGGCGCTAAGTACGTGACACTTGAGGAACTCTGGAGCCACATAGAGCCTATACAATATGAAGCTTGGAAGAAGGCTAAGGATGCTTGGGAGGCTAGACTTAAAAGGGCTCAAGGTAAGGGTGATAAGGCATGA
- a CDS encoding 30S ribosomal protein S9, protein MSEQGSESSVLPRSIPNATAQEVAGTRVVIAVGKKKTAIAKAVIKPGIGRVRVNGVPIEIWPIEMARMRMMEPLLLAGKELMSKVDIDVNVRGGGFMGQATAVRMAIARGLAEYFQDSKLLELYMTYDPSMIKGDPRRTEPKKPGLKHARSKRQKAYR, encoded by the coding sequence ATGAGTGAACAGGGTAGCGAGTCTTCAGTATTGCCTAGGTCGATACCGAATGCAACAGCACAGGAGGTTGCAGGGACTAGGGTAGTTATTGCTGTTGGTAAGAAGAAGACGGCTATTGCCAAGGCCGTAATTAAACCTGGCATTGGTAGGGTTAGGGTTAATGGCGTACCAATTGAGATTTGGCCCATTGAGATGGCTAGGATGAGGATGATGGAACCATTATTACTCGCTGGTAAGGAATTAATGAGTAAGGTTGATATTGATGTTAACGTTAGGGGTGGCGGCTTCATGGGACAAGCAACAGCCGTTAGGATGGCTATTGCAAGGGGCTTAGCTGAGTATTTCCAGGATTCTAAGCTTCTTGAGCTCTACATGACTTATGACCCATCGATGATTAAGGGAGACCCAAGAAGAACCGAACCCAAGAAACCAGGTCTAAAACACGCCAGAAGCAAGAGGCAAAAAGCGTATAGATGA
- a CDS encoding 50S ribosomal protein L18e produces the protein MSPNPTGPTNVELRMLIRFLRRAANEYKAAIWDYVADLLEKPTRHRVEVNISKINRLANDGDVIIVPGKVLGYGTLNKKITIAAWSFSRGAVNVIKRVGAEAITIPELVRRNNKGSNVKIII, from the coding sequence ATGTCGCCAAATCCAACGGGGCCTACTAACGTGGAGCTTCGTATGTTGATTAGATTCCTTAGGCGTGCAGCTAATGAGTATAAGGCCGCAATTTGGGACTACGTGGCTGACCTCCTTGAGAAGCCAACTAGGCATAGAGTTGAAGTTAATATTAGTAAGATTAATAGGCTTGCTAATGATGGTGATGTGATTATTGTACCTGGTAAGGTACTTGGTTATGGAACATTGAATAAGAAGATCACAATAGCTGCTTGGTCCTTTTCCAGAGGCGCAGTTAACGTAATTAAGAGGGTTGGTGCTGAGGCGATTACAATACCTGAGCTTGTTAGGAGGAATAATAAGGGTAGCAATGTTAAGATCATTATTTAG
- a CDS encoding DNA-directed RNA polymerase subunit D: protein MVLVKVIEKSDLYMKAVVDGITPPLINALRRVFISDVPVLAIDEVIILDNTSVLYDEVLAHRLSMIPIKTDLKKLPKIEECEQELVDPSLCQVRFELNVEAKEPVVVYGRDLKSDDPEVRPVYEDVPIVKLVPGQKIVLEAYAKLGRARNHAKWQAGLAAYYYYPKVSVVDKANDKCMTCTEICNGALEIKDDGSIMIHDVLKCTFNKWKTCEQVCSALKVDWDENKYVFWVESFGNMPVEDMVREGFRILKGKFQELVSELELELSRGQASSGELTTEETEKATQVPEEFGGEESFTEE, encoded by the coding sequence GTGGTCTTAGTAAAGGTTATTGAGAAGTCAGACTTATACATGAAGGCGGTAGTGGACGGGATTACTCCACCGCTAATTAATGCATTACGTAGGGTATTCATTTCCGATGTGCCTGTTTTAGCAATTGATGAGGTAATAATATTGGATAACACCTCGGTCCTCTACGACGAGGTACTTGCACATAGGCTCTCCATGATACCAATAAAGACAGACCTAAAGAAGCTGCCTAAGATTGAGGAATGCGAACAGGAGCTTGTTGATCCAAGTCTATGCCAGGTTAGGTTTGAACTTAATGTGGAAGCTAAGGAACCAGTTGTCGTTTATGGTAGAGATTTAAAGTCCGATGATCCGGAGGTCAGGCCTGTTTATGAGGATGTACCCATCGTTAAGTTAGTACCTGGCCAGAAGATAGTTCTTGAGGCCTACGCAAAGCTTGGTAGGGCTAGGAACCATGCCAAGTGGCAGGCCGGTTTAGCAGCCTATTATTACTATCCTAAGGTAAGTGTTGTTGATAAGGCCAATGATAAATGCATGACATGTACCGAGATATGTAATGGCGCCCTTGAGATTAAGGATGATGGCTCGATAATGATTCATGACGTACTCAAGTGTACATTCAATAAGTGGAAGACCTGCGAACAGGTTTGTTCAGCGTTGAAGGTTGATTGGGATGAGAATAAGTACGTGTTTTGGGTTGAGAGCTTCGGAAACATGCCCGTTGAGGATATGGTTAGGGAGGGCTTTAGGATACTCAAGGGTAAATTCCAGGAACTCGTTAGTGAACTGGAACTTGAATTATCAAGAGGCCAGGCATCGAGCGGTGAATTAACGACTGAGGAGACTGAGAAAGCGACCCAAGTACCGGAGGAGTTTGGTGGAGAGGAGAGCTTTACTGAGGAGTGA
- a CDS encoding DUF460 domain-containing protein: MFIEELSSGPVIGIDINGRKFSYAILNNGEIIERGVIEPQDLIKIVKKVRPKAIAIDNIGELMELSPSVIKKLGRLPFNVYLIQVTKVRPDVDETMESLVNKYFGLNITKLDPDTTAEYLARLCTMGVGSIVKVYEPETKIVVKAVVSTTPGGMSRNRFERNIAHRIRYLAKEIKEKLEGSGLDYDMFIMPESEGLRSVVFIVYADRGAVRSVVRPRKSMDIKIIIESVPTDSIKFVELTEQESAESISAVKDRKLIVGIDPGIVTGVAVLDLNGNVLALHSGKNLSRRHVLKIVYQYGIPILIAVDTAKPSDYAKKLAAMVGAVLYNPDRDLSIAEKSEIAIKISREQGVTVKDPHMRDALAAAYKSFIQLKPKLDRVEEEVKRAYVRAIDDAKALVIKGMSIKQAIDEVSGRIEVQPQQEVKLVSPEKCECECDKLRDEYENVIKVLNAEIERLNKLYNETRERVEELINNYDIEVRKDQVVRSLYARIDMLEGDIEKYKLRIKDLENNIRNLMSNFLEYLRGNKYVLIRYSEGLDLNSIVQIHNSILVMSIGELMNVGIDKLINIGVNSIVLTDINDKNVLRPVWKRGLRVIPLGMVYDGSLSDVMFIDRAVVNNAIENLGKEFLSALDEDRLRRMINDYRRLRSGALE; this comes from the coding sequence ATGTTTATTGAGGAATTGAGTTCAGGCCCTGTAATTGGGATTGACATTAACGGTAGGAAGTTCTCATATGCAATACTCAATAATGGTGAAATAATTGAAAGGGGCGTTATTGAACCTCAAGACTTAATAAAGATTGTTAAGAAGGTAAGGCCTAAGGCCATAGCCATTGATAATATTGGTGAATTAATGGAATTAAGCCCCTCCGTCATCAAAAAACTTGGTAGGCTTCCATTCAATGTTTACTTAATCCAAGTAACTAAGGTTAGGCCTGATGTTGATGAGACCATGGAATCCCTTGTAAACAAGTACTTTGGGTTAAATATCACGAAACTTGATCCAGATACCACGGCCGAATACCTGGCGAGACTTTGTACAATGGGTGTTGGGTCCATTGTTAAGGTTTATGAACCTGAGACTAAGATAGTCGTTAAGGCTGTGGTATCAACAACACCAGGTGGCATGAGTAGGAATAGGTTTGAGAGAAATATTGCCCATAGGATTAGGTACCTGGCCAAGGAGATTAAGGAGAAACTTGAGGGTAGTGGCCTTGATTATGACATGTTCATAATGCCTGAAAGTGAGGGATTGAGATCCGTAGTATTCATCGTGTATGCTGATAGGGGTGCTGTTAGGTCCGTAGTTAGGCCTCGTAAGAGTATGGACATTAAGATAATAATTGAGTCCGTACCTACTGACTCAATAAAGTTTGTTGAGTTAACGGAACAGGAGAGTGCGGAGAGTATCAGTGCAGTTAAGGATAGGAAGTTGATTGTTGGTATTGATCCAGGCATAGTCACTGGTGTGGCTGTGCTTGATTTGAATGGTAATGTATTGGCATTACATAGTGGTAAGAACCTAAGCAGGAGACATGTGCTCAAGATTGTTTACCAATACGGCATACCCATCCTAATTGCAGTGGACACCGCCAAGCCCTCTGATTACGCTAAGAAACTTGCTGCAATGGTCGGTGCGGTACTTTATAACCCAGACAGGGACTTAAGCATTGCTGAGAAGAGTGAGATTGCCATTAAGATTTCCCGTGAGCAGGGAGTTACAGTTAAGGATCCACACATGAGGGATGCACTTGCGGCCGCCTATAAATCATTCATTCAACTAAAGCCGAAGCTTGATAGAGTTGAGGAGGAGGTTAAGAGGGCGTATGTGAGGGCTATTGATGATGCAAAGGCGCTTGTGATAAAGGGTATGTCAATAAAGCAGGCAATTGATGAGGTTAGCGGAAGGATTGAGGTTCAACCTCAACAGGAAGTTAAGTTGGTTAGTCCTGAGAAATGCGAATGTGAATGTGATAAGTTGCGTGATGAGTACGAGAATGTTATAAAGGTTCTAAATGCCGAGATTGAGAGACTGAATAAATTATATAATGAAACTAGGGAGAGGGTTGAGGAATTAATTAATAATTATGATATTGAGGTTAGGAAGGACCAAGTTGTTAGGTCTTTATATGCTAGAATTGACATGCTTGAGGGTGATATTGAGAAGTATAAGCTTAGAATTAAGGATCTTGAGAATAATATAAGGAACTTAATGAGCAATTTCCTAGAGTATCTTAGAGGTAATAAGTACGTATTAATAAGGTATTCCGAGGGACTTGATCTTAATTCTATTGTTCAAATACATAATTCCATCCTGGTTATGAGTATAGGCGAGTTAATGAATGTGGGTATTGACAAGTTGATAAATATTGGTGTGAATTCCATAGTATTGACTGACATTAATGATAAAAATGTATTAAGGCCCGTATGGAAGAGGGGACTAAGGGTAATACCGCTTGGTATGGTTTATGATGGGTCATTAAGTGATGTTATGTTCATAGACAGGGCTGTGGTAAATAATGCAATAGAAAATCTTGGTAAGGAATTCCTTAGTGCTCTTGATGAGGATCGCTTAAGAAGAATGATTAATGATTATAGACGTTTAAGGAGTGGTGCATTAGAATAG
- a CDS encoding methionine adenosyltransferase — protein sequence MGMARTITINTIDRKPVSELNVELVERKGLGHPDYIADASSEAVSRALSSYYLEKYGVILHHNVDKVLIVGGQASPRFGGGDVIQPIYILVAGRVTTEIKTTTGVEKVPVGTIIISAIKDWIRNNLRFLDPDKHVVIDYRVGMGSTDLVGVYELGVKATRIPLANDTSIGVGFAPLTDTERLVLETERLLNSREFKAKLPEVGEDVKVMGLRIGKDIKLTIASAIISSLVKDKDHYLNVKDEIKNKVLDLAAKITPNLTVDVTINAADKPEHGIFYLTVTGTSAEHGDDGATGRGNRANGLITPMRPMTMEATAGKNPVSHIGKLYNVLANKIAERIHGEVKGLREVYVYLLSQIGKPINEPLVANVEVIPEPGITLSGEIRNEAEGIVNEELDNITTLTELVVKSKVSLF from the coding sequence ATGGGCATGGCTAGGACAATAACCATAAATACAATAGATAGGAAACCTGTTTCTGAGCTAAATGTTGAGTTGGTTGAGAGGAAGGGCCTTGGTCATCCAGACTATATTGCTGATGCATCATCTGAGGCCGTGAGTAGGGCCTTATCAAGTTATTACCTGGAGAAGTACGGCGTAATCCTTCACCATAATGTTGATAAGGTGCTTATTGTTGGTGGTCAGGCTAGTCCACGGTTTGGTGGTGGCGATGTTATTCAGCCAATATACATACTTGTGGCTGGTAGGGTAACCACGGAGATTAAGACGACCACTGGTGTTGAGAAGGTCCCCGTTGGTACAATAATAATATCAGCAATTAAGGATTGGATAAGGAATAACCTTAGATTTCTTGATCCGGATAAGCACGTAGTCATTGATTATAGAGTTGGTATGGGTTCCACTGATTTAGTAGGTGTTTATGAGCTTGGCGTTAAGGCAACAAGGATTCCATTGGCTAATGATACATCAATTGGCGTTGGCTTTGCGCCATTAACGGATACGGAGAGACTAGTACTTGAGACTGAGAGGTTACTTAATTCCAGGGAGTTTAAGGCTAAGCTTCCTGAGGTTGGCGAGGACGTGAAGGTTATGGGCCTCAGGATTGGAAAGGATATAAAGTTAACAATAGCCTCAGCAATAATATCATCACTCGTTAAGGATAAGGATCATTACTTAAATGTTAAGGATGAAATTAAGAATAAGGTACTTGACCTAGCCGCGAAGATTACGCCGAATTTAACGGTCGATGTAACGATTAATGCCGCTGATAAACCTGAACATGGAATATTCTATTTAACAGTCACTGGTACCTCGGCGGAGCATGGTGATGATGGAGCCACGGGACGCGGTAATAGAGCTAATGGCTTAATAACACCCATGAGACCAATGACTATGGAGGCTACAGCAGGTAAGAACCCAGTTAGTCACATTGGTAAGCTCTATAACGTACTTGCTAATAAGATTGCTGAGAGAATCCATGGTGAGGTTAAGGGATTGAGAGAAGTCTATGTTTACCTACTAAGCCAGATCGGTAAGCCGATAAACGAACCGTTAGTGGCTAATGTGGAGGTTATTCCAGAACCCGGTATTACATTAAGTGGTGAAATTAGGAATGAGGCTGAGGGAATAGTTAATGAGGAGCTAGATAATATAACGACATTAACGGAGCTAGTGGTTAAGAGCAAGGTATCACTATTCTAA
- a CDS encoding metallophosphoesterase family protein — protein MGIKILHISDIHGDMHYIDSIGNIAENADAIVISGDFEDSEILNLLSNYGKPVYVVTGNMDPINIRTRIQRYLIEGRVILTGSIYLAGYPIGTETIKDLGSRLILVSHYPPYGTNVDMAWNGAHIGSKSVRKLIEEVKPLAVLCGHVHESRGVDRIGSTVIVNPGPLFNGYYAIINVDDNGNINAELSKL, from the coding sequence ATGGGCATTAAAATATTGCATATATCCGATATTCATGGTGATATGCATTATATAGACTCAATAGGCAATATCGCAGAGAATGCCGATGCAATAGTCATTAGTGGTGATTTTGAGGATTCGGAGATACTCAATTTATTGAGTAATTACGGCAAGCCCGTATATGTGGTTACGGGGAATATGGACCCAATAAATATTAGGACAAGAATTCAGAGGTACTTAATAGAGGGGCGCGTAATACTCACTGGGTCAATATACCTGGCTGGTTATCCAATAGGCACCGAGACAATTAAAGATCTAGGGTCTAGATTAATACTTGTATCGCATTATCCGCCTTATGGAACTAATGTTGATATGGCATGGAATGGGGCGCATATTGGTAGTAAATCAGTACGGAAATTGATTGAGGAGGTTAAGCCATTAGCCGTATTGTGCGGTCATGTGCATGAATCCCGTGGTGTTGATAGGATAGGTAGTACGGTCATTGTTAATCCAGGCCCATTATTCAACGGTTATTATGCCATTATAAATGTAGATGATAATGGTAATATCAATGCTGAGCTTAGTAAATTATGA